In Polaribacter sp. Hel_I_88, the following proteins share a genomic window:
- a CDS encoding MoxR family ATPase, with protein sequence METPNEELNEPINSENLEFTNRIDLSELQESVFSIKKQLQKVIVGQKEMMELLLVALLADGHVLIEGVPGVAKTITAKLLSKTIDVDFSRIQFTPDLMPSDILGTSVFNVKNSEFEFKKGPIFSNMVLIDEINRAPAKTQAALFEVMEEKQITMDGTTYKMEEPFVVLATQNPIEQEGTYRLPEAQLDRFLFKVIIEYPNADEELEIIMREQALENTTKVSKIASIIKGAKIVEYRALVNQIKIEENLLKYIANIVVNTRSNSFLYLGASPRASIAILNASKAFAAIEGRDFVTPEDIKRATIPVLQHRVIVTPEREMEGLTSTQIIAQIIEAVEIPR encoded by the coding sequence ATGGAAACACCCAATGAGGAATTGAATGAACCTATAAATTCAGAGAATTTAGAGTTTACAAATAGAATAGATTTATCTGAATTACAAGAAAGTGTTTTCAGTATCAAAAAGCAGTTACAAAAAGTAATTGTTGGGCAAAAAGAAATGATGGAATTGCTTTTGGTGGCATTACTAGCAGATGGCCATGTGCTGATTGAAGGAGTTCCTGGAGTCGCAAAAACCATCACAGCAAAACTATTGTCTAAAACCATTGATGTAGATTTTAGTAGAATTCAGTTTACACCAGATTTGATGCCTTCAGATATATTAGGAACGTCTGTTTTTAACGTTAAAAACTCTGAATTTGAGTTTAAAAAGGGCCCTATTTTCTCAAACATGGTTTTGATTGACGAAATTAACAGAGCTCCTGCCAAAACACAAGCTGCTTTGTTTGAGGTGATGGAAGAAAAGCAAATTACGATGGATGGAACTACCTATAAAATGGAGGAGCCTTTTGTAGTTTTAGCCACACAAAACCCTATAGAACAAGAAGGTACTTATAGATTACCAGAAGCACAATTAGATCGTTTTTTATTCAAGGTGATTATTGAATATCCGAATGCAGATGAAGAATTGGAAATTATTATGCGTGAGCAAGCTTTGGAAAATACCACAAAAGTTAGTAAAATAGCTTCCATTATTAAAGGAGCAAAAATTGTTGAATACAGAGCTTTGGTAAATCAGATAAAAATTGAGGAAAATTTACTGAAATATATTGCCAATATTGTTGTGAATACACGTTCTAATTCCTTTTTATATTTAGGAGCTTCACCAAGAGCAAGTATCGCTATTTTAAATGCTTCAAAGGCTTTTGCAGCTATTGAAGGGAGAGATTTTGTAACCCCAGAAGATATAAAAAGAGCGACAATTCCTGTTTTACAACACAGAGTTATTGTAACCCCAGAAAGAGAAATGGAAGGTTTAACAAGCACACAAATTATAGCACAAATTATTGAAGCTGTTGAGATTCCTAGGTAA
- a CDS encoding DUF4129 domain-containing protein, protein MKKRLASLLFLFTLFINAQESITNDEIVIIKTDSIVYQKDTNISEARTLSTNLKEKYKDKDFIYQENAPIQKKESSNASSGFLNGFAFFMTTIFPFLLGGFIIFVIVKVLLGSDVFFWKNTKSSTKIKEKLIYEDEDIHEVDLASLLQQAIDSQNFRLAIRYYYLTSLKGLSNKKIIDYHKDKTNSEYLFEIENPAMRTQFSYLSYVYSYVWYGEFPVDETNFKTAQNKYQSFINSMS, encoded by the coding sequence ATGAAAAAAAGACTAGCTTCCCTCCTTTTCTTGTTTACACTTTTTATAAACGCACAAGAATCTATAACTAATGATGAAATTGTAATCATAAAAACAGATTCTATTGTGTATCAAAAAGATACAAATATTAGCGAAGCAAGAACTTTATCCACAAATCTCAAAGAAAAGTATAAGGATAAAGATTTTATCTATCAAGAGAATGCTCCAATTCAAAAAAAAGAAAGTTCTAACGCTAGTTCAGGATTTTTAAACGGATTTGCTTTTTTTATGACCACTATTTTCCCTTTTCTTTTAGGAGGATTTATCATTTTTGTGATTGTAAAAGTACTACTAGGTTCAGACGTATTTTTTTGGAAAAACACAAAATCATCAACCAAAATTAAAGAGAAATTAATTTATGAAGATGAAGACATTCATGAAGTTGATTTAGCCTCTTTACTACAACAAGCTATTGATAGTCAAAATTTTAGATTGGCAATTCGTTATTATTATTTGACATCTTTAAAAGGATTGTCAAACAAAAAAATTATTGACTATCATAAGGACAAAACCAATTCAGAATACCTTTTTGAGATTGAAAACCCAGCAATGAGAACGCAATTTTCGTATCTTTCTTATGTGTATTCCTACGTTTGGTATGGAGAATTTCCTGTGGATGAAACCAATTTTAAAACAGCGCAAAACAAGTATCAATCTTTTATAAATTCGATGTCTTGA
- a CDS encoding stage II sporulation protein M, whose translation MREVAFIKQNKEKWLEFEQLISNKEKKSPDDIANLHIKIMNDLVYAQTYYPKSKVTLFLNKLAKTSFDTVYDSKRTDKNVFIQFFFDKVPLLSYTYRKYIYISFIFFFVCFFVGLLSTFNDESFARQILSDGYVDQTLENIESGDAMAIYKSGSNWGTFIGIYDNNQRVGLNMFLSGLLLGIGTAYYIVVNAIMVAVFQAFFYQQNTLFDSLKGIWIHGTYEIFGIIIEAAAGYIIGASILFPGTLKRFESFKIGIRDAFYIFISTIPFTIMAAFLEGYVTRYSNVMPTIFCFAIILFSLVSISYYYLVLPYKVAKKHGLR comes from the coding sequence ATGAGAGAGGTCGCTTTTATAAAGCAAAATAAAGAAAAATGGCTTGAATTTGAACAATTAATTTCGAATAAAGAGAAAAAAAGTCCAGATGACATCGCCAACCTGCATATAAAAATCATGAACGATTTGGTATATGCGCAAACCTATTACCCAAAAAGTAAAGTTACCCTCTTTTTAAATAAGCTTGCCAAGACCAGCTTTGATACCGTTTACGACTCAAAAAGAACTGATAAAAATGTTTTTATACAATTCTTTTTTGACAAAGTGCCACTACTCTCTTATACCTACAGAAAATACATTTACATTTCCTTTATTTTCTTTTTTGTTTGTTTTTTTGTAGGATTATTATCCACGTTTAATGATGAATCGTTTGCAAGACAAATTTTAAGCGATGGTTATGTAGATCAAACTTTAGAAAACATAGAAAGTGGAGATGCCATGGCTATTTACAAAAGTGGTAGCAATTGGGGAACTTTTATTGGTATTTATGATAACAACCAACGAGTTGGCTTAAATATGTTTCTATCAGGTTTGTTATTAGGCATAGGAACTGCCTATTATATTGTAGTTAATGCAATTATGGTGGCTGTATTTCAAGCGTTTTTTTATCAGCAAAACACACTTTTTGATAGTTTAAAAGGCATTTGGATTCATGGAACTTATGAGATTTTTGGAATTATTATAGAAGCTGCAGCAGGCTATATTATTGGCGCCAGCATTTTATTTCCAGGAACGTTAAAACGCTTTGAATCGTTTAAAATTGGAATTAGAGATGCCTTTTATATTTTTATAAGTACGATTCCTTTTACCATTATGGCTGCATTTTTAGAAGGTTATGTTACACGATATTCCAATGTAATGCCTACGATTTTTTGTTTTGCGATAATTTTATTTAGTTTAGTTTCCATCAGTTATTATTATTTGGTTTTGCCTTATAAAGTCGCTAAAAAACATGGTTTACGATAG
- a CDS encoding RDD family protein, which yields MKTLQIKTAQNVNIKFTAANVFQRLLAFTVDNVIKFAYIYFGIKFFDFSLFDPAINGDTWTIKALDVLFFLPVTFYSLYSEILMEGQTLGKKLLKIKVINIDGFKPSITDYIIRWFLRIVDFNLFMLLFVYVASLGLSEQYSLLMLLFMFGKLVGFLLILFTDKNQRFGDIIADTIVIYLKDDVQISQTILENIQDNYQPTYPNVIKLSDNDARIIKETFKTSVKFNDYKTLIKLRTKILEVTGIKSVHKSDKEFIDTVLKDYNYYTQNM from the coding sequence ATGAAAACACTCCAAATAAAAACTGCACAAAATGTAAATATAAAATTTACAGCTGCCAATGTATTTCAAAGGCTTTTGGCATTTACAGTAGATAATGTTATAAAATTCGCCTATATCTATTTCGGAATTAAATTTTTTGACTTTAGTTTGTTTGATCCTGCCATCAATGGCGATACTTGGACTATAAAGGCGCTGGATGTTCTGTTTTTTTTACCTGTAACATTTTACTCACTTTATTCCGAAATTTTAATGGAAGGTCAAACCCTGGGTAAAAAGCTCTTAAAAATAAAAGTGATTAATATAGATGGTTTTAAGCCTTCAATTACAGATTATATCATTCGTTGGTTTTTAAGAATTGTCGATTTTAATTTATTCATGTTGCTGTTTGTGTATGTGGCTTCTTTAGGATTATCAGAGCAATATTCGTTGCTTATGTTACTTTTTATGTTTGGTAAATTGGTTGGTTTTTTATTAATTTTATTTACGGACAAAAATCAACGTTTTGGAGATATTATTGCTGATACCATTGTAATTTATTTAAAGGATGATGTACAAATTTCGCAAACTATTTTAGAGAATATTCAAGATAATTACCAGCCAACCTATCCAAACGTGATCAAACTTTCTGATAACGATGCACGAATTATCAAAGAAACTTTTAAAACTTCAGTAAAATTCAATGATTATAAAACCTTGATAAAATTACGAACTAAGATTTTAGAAGTTACAGGAATTAAATCCGTTCATAAAAGTGACAAAGAGTTTATTGATACTGTTTTAAAGGATTATAATTACTATACACAAAATATGTAA
- a CDS encoding multidrug effflux MFS transporter yields the protein MKLNYFCGMQRTQKSQTEFILMMACLMSLVALSIDALLPALNVIGIAVGTKSNSDSQLLITMIFLGLGLGQLVAGPLSDSFGRKPMVYVGFSIFVIASIICVYATNLEMMIFGRILQGIGLSAPRTLSIAMVRDSYSGDYMARIMSFVVSIFILVPVVAPTLGKIMLDTFGWQSIFTSQLIFGAIVVLWFYKRQPETLKDIHRKKFRLSLFKTGTKEFLKHNDAKLYTILSGFITGSFMVFLGTSQQIFQEQYGLVEEFPYIFGAMAISVGFSTFINGTVVMRFGMKKLVFFFLSMFTLVSLFYVVVFYGKVNPPIEILVISFTLQFFAIGFLFGNLRSLAMQPIGHIAGIGSAINGFVSTIMAVPIAGYIGKYVVVTAYPLFVGFLICGGISMILLFSFRKKIN from the coding sequence ATAAAACTAAACTACTTTTGTGGTATGCAAAGAACACAAAAATCTCAAACCGAGTTTATTTTAATGATGGCATGTTTAATGTCTTTGGTAGCGCTTTCTATAGATGCTTTGTTACCAGCTTTAAATGTTATTGGTATTGCAGTTGGCACAAAAAGTAATAGTGATAGTCAGTTGTTAATTACTATGATCTTTTTAGGTTTAGGATTAGGACAATTGGTGGCTGGCCCATTGTCAGATAGTTTTGGTAGAAAACCTATGGTATATGTTGGTTTTTCAATCTTTGTGATTGCCAGTATTATTTGTGTGTATGCCACCAATTTAGAAATGATGATTTTTGGTAGAATTTTGCAGGGCATTGGACTTTCTGCCCCAAGAACGTTAAGCATTGCTATGGTTCGTGATTCCTATAGTGGCGATTATATGGCTAGAATCATGTCTTTTGTGGTTTCTATCTTTATTTTGGTTCCTGTAGTTGCACCTACACTCGGTAAAATTATGTTGGATACTTTTGGCTGGCAATCTATATTTACAAGTCAGTTAATTTTTGGTGCTATTGTCGTTTTATGGTTTTACAAAAGACAACCAGAAACCCTTAAAGACATTCATAGAAAAAAGTTTCGATTATCGCTTTTTAAAACAGGAACTAAAGAGTTTTTAAAACATAATGATGCTAAATTATACACTATTTTAAGTGGTTTTATAACTGGTTCTTTTATGGTTTTTTTAGGGACTTCGCAGCAAATATTCCAAGAGCAATATGGTTTGGTAGAAGAGTTTCCTTATATTTTTGGAGCCATGGCTATTTCTGTGGGCTTTTCTACTTTTATCAATGGAACTGTAGTAATGAGGTTTGGCATGAAAAAATTGGTCTTTTTCTTTTTATCGATGTTCACTTTAGTTTCCTTATTCTACGTGGTTGTTTTTTACGGAAAAGTGAATCCGCCTATTGAAATTTTAGTCATTTCTTTTACACTTCAGTTTTTTGCCATCGGTTTTTTATTCGGGAATTTACGTTCTTTAGCCATGCAGCCAATTGGTCATATTGCTGGGATTGGTTCAGCGATTAACGGCTTTGTTTCTACAATTATGGCAGTTCCCATTGCTGGGTATATTGGTAAATATGTGGTGGTTACAGCCTATCCTCTATTTGTGGGATTCTTAATTTGTGGTGGGATTTCTATGATTTTATTGTTTTCGTTCAGAAAGAAAATTAATTAA
- a CDS encoding DUF4437 domain-containing protein, producing MIKNIVYAVVFSVTVFANAQTPTTDTKMSIDEVVTVDDIEWGWLNPLRRDKSPSAGKLWGDRTKNEPAGFLVKFKKGFLSPPHIHNITYRGVVIQGLLHNDDEHAEKQWLPAGSFWQQPAGEVHITAADDTENMAFLDIQEGPYLVKPTSEAFDNEERPINVDKTNLVWLNANDIQWVDKKSNVQTAFLWGNHQENQLRATLLKIPAGFKGSIKNLSKNFRAVVISGKITHQFFKKGDKNVLESGSYFSAKENTITKITTDTETVIYIRSNGGFKVD from the coding sequence ATGATAAAAAATATAGTATATGCAGTTGTTTTTTCTGTGACAGTTTTTGCAAACGCGCAAACACCAACTACAGACACTAAAATGTCTATAGACGAAGTAGTAACTGTTGATGACATAGAATGGGGTTGGTTAAATCCACTTCGTAGAGACAAAAGTCCATCTGCTGGAAAACTATGGGGAGATAGAACTAAAAATGAACCCGCAGGTTTTTTAGTGAAATTTAAAAAAGGATTTTTATCTCCACCTCATATTCACAACATTACTTATAGGGGAGTTGTAATTCAAGGGTTATTGCATAATGATGATGAACATGCTGAAAAACAATGGTTACCAGCAGGCTCTTTTTGGCAACAACCAGCAGGTGAAGTACATATTACTGCTGCAGATGATACTGAAAATATGGCTTTTTTAGATATACAAGAAGGGCCATATTTAGTAAAACCAACATCAGAAGCTTTTGATAATGAAGAAAGACCAATTAACGTAGATAAAACCAATTTGGTTTGGTTAAATGCAAACGATATTCAATGGGTTGACAAAAAGAGTAATGTACAAACTGCATTTTTATGGGGAAATCACCAAGAAAATCAATTACGAGCAACACTTTTAAAAATTCCAGCTGGTTTTAAAGGGAGCATTAAAAACTTAAGTAAAAACTTTAGAGCGGTTGTTATTTCAGGAAAAATTACGCATCAGTTTTTTAAAAAAGGAGATAAAAATGTTTTAGAATCAGGTTCTTATTTTAGTGCTAAAGAAAATACTATTACGAAAATAACTACAGATACAGAGACTGTAATTTACATAAGAAGTAATGGTGGTTTTAAAGTAGATTGA
- a CDS encoding oxygen-insensitive NAD(P)H-dependent nitroreductase NfsB, with protein sequence MNLKETLNWRYTTKEYNPSKKISDSDMAEVKNLLRMSPSSVNLQPWHFIVAETTEGKERIAKGTQGFFSFNEPKITNAAAVVLFCVKTDADDDYYHHIANKEDKDGRFSNEDIKNRFIGAVKAFAGIHKYDLKDLQHWMEKQVYLNIGSFLLGVASLGLDATPMEGIDVKALDDEFGLREKGYTSLVAVSLGYRAESDFNATEKTPKSRLAESELFTEI encoded by the coding sequence ATGAATTTAAAAGAGACATTAAACTGGAGGTATACCACCAAAGAATATAACCCAAGCAAAAAAATATCGGATTCAGATATGGCTGAAGTTAAAAACTTATTAAGAATGAGTCCTTCAAGTGTTAATTTACAACCTTGGCATTTTATAGTTGCAGAAACTACAGAAGGTAAAGAAAGAATAGCAAAAGGAACACAAGGTTTTTTTAGTTTTAACGAACCTAAAATAACAAATGCTGCTGCTGTTGTGTTGTTTTGTGTTAAAACGGATGCTGATGATGATTACTATCATCACATTGCAAATAAAGAAGACAAAGATGGTAGGTTCTCGAATGAAGATATTAAAAACAGATTTATTGGAGCTGTAAAAGCATTTGCAGGCATTCATAAATACGATTTAAAAGACCTACAACATTGGATGGAAAAGCAAGTATACCTTAACATTGGTAGCTTTTTATTAGGTGTTGCAAGTTTAGGTTTAGATGCAACACCAATGGAAGGAATTGATGTAAAAGCTTTAGATGATGAATTTGGTTTAAGAGAAAAAGGTTACACATCTTTAGTGGCAGTTTCATTAGGATATAGAGCTGAATCTGACTTTAATGCAACAGAAAAAACACCAAAGTCTAGATTAGCAGAAAGTGAACTATTTACAGAAATATAA
- a CDS encoding helix-turn-helix domain-containing protein — MYKFKGKEYPCCASLTMGVIGGKWKTVILYHLMIGDTLRYNELRKEMPTVTERTLSLQLKTLEEDGIIKRKVYTSKPPLKVEYSLTEFGKTLIPLIKAIADWGVFVVEKEGETVA; from the coding sequence ATGTATAAATTTAAAGGAAAAGAGTATCCATGTTGTGCTAGTTTAACCATGGGTGTTATTGGTGGAAAATGGAAAACTGTTATACTATATCACTTAATGATTGGTGATACCTTACGTTATAATGAGTTGCGAAAAGAAATGCCCACAGTTACCGAACGTACTTTAAGTTTACAGCTGAAGACATTAGAAGAAGATGGCATCATTAAAAGAAAAGTATATACTTCTAAACCGCCCTTAAAAGTAGAATATTCATTAACCGAATTTGGCAAAACACTTATTCCGCTCATAAAAGCGATTGCAGATTGGGGCGTTTTTGTTGTTGAAAAAGAAGGGGAAACAGTTGCTTAG
- a CDS encoding DUF6642 family protein, whose product MLQKRPQLPHEDATTDYFIYCLEAVDDIETHLITEAQQDLEQLTMQFGITSIYQTCDTIEGLEASLTALVSEDHNFKDYEIIYFIIPGEANNICINDYFYSFQEIAELFEGSLQGKILHFSNAKVLDLDEEEAQYFLDITGAKAVSGYGNPYNGISSSQLDKAFFNLFKEDENMFTVVEALHQKYYTACKVLDFRLYY is encoded by the coding sequence TTGTTACAAAAAAGACCACAATTACCACATGAAGATGCCACAACAGACTATTTTATATACTGTTTAGAAGCCGTTGATGACATTGAAACCCACCTAATTACTGAAGCCCAGCAAGACTTAGAGCAGTTGACCATGCAATTTGGCATCACTAGTATTTATCAAACTTGCGACACCATTGAAGGTTTAGAAGCTAGTTTAACAGCATTAGTGTCTGAAGATCATAATTTTAAAGATTATGAAATCATCTATTTTATTATTCCAGGAGAAGCCAATAACATTTGTATCAATGATTATTTTTATAGTTTCCAAGAAATTGCCGAACTTTTTGAAGGTAGCCTACAAGGAAAGATTTTACATTTCTCAAATGCCAAAGTGTTAGATTTAGACGAGGAGGAAGCACAGTATTTTTTGGATATTACGGGTGCAAAAGCAGTGTCAGGGTATGGCAATCCTTACAATGGCATCTCAAGCTCACAATTGGATAAAGCGTTTTTTAACCTTTTTAAAGAAGACGAAAATATGTTTACTGTTGTTGAGGCGTTGCACCAAAAATATTATACGGCTTGTAAAGTGCTGGATTTTAGATTGTATTATTAG
- a CDS encoding pyridoxamine 5'-phosphate oxidase family protein, which produces MKNQLLADIQQEFVHGHTKKRHPFRYFTLATISNGVPKQRTVVLRKTGPAMSLVFFTDQRTAKIQDFHKNAAFSALFYHPKKLLQVRVEGTAALITDPKQIATYWHTVQSAARKDYTTEKAPGTLITNPDNVEYNANEHYFCPVQLLPTSIEYLRLKRPNHIRALFSKVNGDWNGEFLVP; this is translated from the coding sequence TTGAAAAATCAACTCTTAGCAGACATACAACAAGAATTTGTTCATGGTCACACAAAAAAAAGACATCCATTTCGTTATTTTACGTTGGCAACAATAAGCAATGGCGTCCCAAAACAGCGCACTGTTGTTTTAAGAAAAACAGGACCAGCTATGAGTTTGGTGTTTTTTACGGATCAAAGAACAGCAAAAATACAAGACTTTCACAAAAACGCTGCCTTTAGTGCTTTGTTTTATCACCCTAAAAAATTGCTTCAGGTACGAGTAGAAGGCACAGCTGCATTGATTACAGATCCTAAGCAAATTGCAACCTATTGGCATACTGTACAAAGTGCTGCTCGTAAAGATTACACAACAGAAAAAGCACCTGGCACTCTGATTACAAACCCTGATAACGTTGAGTACAATGCTAACGAGCATTATTTTTGTCCTGTACAATTACTACCAACGTCCATTGAATATTTGCGATTAAAAAGACCAAATCATATTAGAGCATTGTTTTCTAAAGTTAATGGAGATTGGAATGGTGAATTTTTAGTTCCCTAA
- a CDS encoding nitroreductase family protein — MELLDKLNWRYAAKAMNGETVPEYKIDRILEAARLAPTSSGLQPFEIIVIKNQAIKEAIKPVAWNQSVITDCSHLLVFAAWDTYTAERINHIFDLTNEIRGFKNEGWENYRQMLLNSYPQKDAEENFNHAAKQAYIAFANAITAAAYEEVDATPLEGFDATEVDKILGLRDKGLRSAVLLPIGYRQEDKDWLVNLVKVRKPIKELVTVIE, encoded by the coding sequence ATGGAATTATTAGATAAATTAAATTGGCGCTATGCTGCCAAAGCCATGAATGGTGAAACAGTCCCTGAATATAAAATTGATCGTATTTTAGAAGCTGCACGTTTAGCACCCACGTCTAGTGGTTTGCAACCTTTTGAAATCATTGTGATTAAAAATCAAGCTATCAAAGAAGCCATCAAACCTGTTGCGTGGAATCAATCTGTGATTACTGACTGCTCTCACCTACTAGTTTTTGCTGCTTGGGATACCTATACAGCAGAGCGTATCAACCACATATTCGATTTAACCAACGAGATTCGTGGTTTTAAAAACGAAGGTTGGGAAAATTATCGTCAAATGTTATTGAACTCGTATCCGCAAAAAGATGCTGAAGAAAACTTTAACCACGCTGCAAAACAAGCCTACATTGCTTTTGCAAATGCCATTACTGCTGCTGCGTACGAAGAGGTAGATGCCACACCTTTAGAGGGTTTTGATGCTACTGAAGTTGATAAAATATTAGGATTGCGTGACAAAGGCTTACGAAGTGCTGTTTTATTGCCTATTGGGTACAGACAAGAGGACAAAGATTGGTTGGTAAACTTGGTAAAGGTTCGTAAACCTATAAAGGAGTTAGTAACCGTAATTGAATAA
- a CDS encoding iron-containing alcohol dehydrogenase has translation MNNFEFKNPTKIIFGKDTIKNIANEIPENAKVLVLYGGGSIKKNGIYEQVTAALANVNFIEFGGIPANPEYAILLEALQVIKKENITYLLAVGGGSVIDGTKFLSAAALFEGDTPWDILAKNIRTEKGMPFGTVLTLPATGSEMNSGAVITREDTKEKLAMGGPGLFPVFSILDPQVISSIPQRQLANGLMDAFTHVLEQYMTYPIDALLQDRFAESILQTIIEVAPKVLKDPTDYKAAANFMWSCTMALNGLIQKGVPTDWAVHAMGHELTALFGIDHARTLAIIAPSHYEFNFEAKKEKLAQYGERVWNITEGTLEEKAKAAIQQTVAFFHEIGIDTKLSDYTKEYEGTAEIIAKRFTERGWEGLGEHQSLSPDKVAEIVKMAY, from the coding sequence ATGAACAATTTTGAATTTAAGAACCCTACCAAGATTATATTTGGGAAGGATACCATTAAAAATATAGCCAACGAGATTCCTGAAAATGCTAAAGTTTTAGTGCTATATGGTGGAGGAAGTATCAAGAAAAATGGCATTTACGAGCAAGTAACAGCGGCATTAGCAAATGTCAATTTTATTGAGTTTGGAGGTATTCCTGCCAATCCTGAATATGCTATTTTACTAGAGGCATTGCAAGTTATTAAAAAAGAAAACATTACCTATTTATTAGCTGTGGGTGGGGGTTCTGTGATCGACGGAACTAAATTTTTATCGGCTGCTGCCCTATTTGAAGGCGATACTCCTTGGGATATTTTAGCCAAAAACATCCGTACAGAAAAAGGGATGCCTTTTGGAACGGTCTTAACCTTACCAGCTACAGGGTCTGAAATGAACTCAGGGGCTGTAATTACCAGAGAAGACACCAAAGAAAAACTAGCCATGGGTGGCCCAGGCTTGTTTCCTGTGTTTTCTATTTTAGATCCTCAAGTGATTAGCTCTATTCCTCAACGTCAATTGGCAAACGGATTGATGGATGCTTTTACCCATGTGTTAGAACAATACATGACCTATCCTATTGATGCTTTGTTACAAGATCGTTTTGCAGAAAGCATCTTGCAAACCATTATAGAGGTTGCACCTAAAGTGTTAAAAGATCCTACAGATTATAAAGCCGCTGCTAATTTTATGTGGAGTTGTACCATGGCTTTAAATGGCTTAATTCAAAAAGGTGTGCCTACAGATTGGGCAGTGCATGCTATGGGGCACGAACTAACAGCCTTATTTGGTATTGATCATGCACGTACGTTAGCCATCATTGCTCCAAGTCATTATGAATTTAATTTTGAGGCTAAAAAAGAAAAGTTAGCACAATATGGGGAACGTGTGTGGAACATTACAGAAGGCACTCTTGAAGAAAAAGCAAAAGCGGCTATCCAACAAACGGTTGCTTTTTTTCATGAAATAGGCATCGACACAAAATTATCGGACTATACAAAAGAGTATGAAGGTACAGCAGAAATCATAGCAAAACGCTTTACAGAGCGTGGTTGGGAAGGTTTAGGAGAGCATCAATCGTTGTCTCCAGACAAGGTTGCTGAAATTGTTAAAATGGCCTATTAG
- a CDS encoding GIY-YIG nuclease family protein, which yields MKPGFVYILTNKNNTTLYIGVTSDLEQRLKQHRSKTNKKSFTAIYNLNKLVYFEAFQMIGDAIAKEKQLKAGNRAKKIALIESMNPNWDNLL from the coding sequence ATGAAACCAGGTTTTGTATACATTTTAACCAATAAAAATAACACAACCTTATACATTGGTGTTACATCAGATCTAGAACAAAGATTAAAACAACATCGCAGTAAAACAAATAAGAAATCTTTTACAGCTATATACAATTTGAATAAATTAGTATATTTTGAAGCTTTTCAAATGATTGGGGATGCTATTGCTAAAGAAAAACAATTAAAAGCAGGTAATAGAGCAAAGAAAATAGCATTGATAGAAAGTATGAATCCTAATTGGGATAATTTATTATAA